One Gammaproteobacteria bacterium genomic region harbors:
- a CDS encoding DNA polymerase III subunit beta codes for GETTLPARKLLDICKNLPESANLSLQVAEGRATLSAMRSRFVLATLPAADFPVIEDIRAGQRVTLARQALKRLIEKTSFAMAQQDVRYYLNGLLLHIGEGSLRAVATDGHRLATSIERIEIADDVVSQVIIPRKGVQELQRLLTDGDGTIDIELSANHIRARIGELRFTSKLVDGRFPDYDRVLPKDSDKTLRVNSEALRQGLIRTAILSSEKYRGVRLALDGQTLKIQAHNPDQEEAEEDLEVEYDGEPLEIGFNVNYLLDVLGAINSDAIEIKLKDANSSALLRASVSEDSLYVVMPMRL; via the coding sequence GGCGAGACTACGTTACCCGCTCGTAAGCTTTTGGATATCTGTAAAAATCTACCCGAAAGCGCGAATCTCAGCTTGCAGGTCGCGGAAGGCAGAGCCACGCTTTCCGCGATGCGAAGCCGGTTTGTGCTCGCCACCTTGCCAGCCGCGGATTTCCCGGTTATCGAGGATATTCGCGCCGGGCAGCGCGTGACCCTGGCGCGGCAGGCACTCAAACGCCTTATTGAAAAGACGTCCTTTGCCATGGCGCAGCAGGATGTCCGCTATTACCTCAACGGGCTCCTGCTGCATATCGGCGAAGGCAGTCTGCGCGCCGTCGCGACTGACGGCCATCGCCTCGCCACAAGCATAGAGCGGATCGAGATTGCCGATGACGTCGTCAGTCAGGTAATCATCCCACGCAAGGGGGTGCAGGAGTTGCAGCGATTGCTTACTGATGGCGATGGAACCATCGACATCGAACTGAGCGCCAACCACATCAGGGCGCGGATTGGTGAACTGCGGTTTACGTCGAAGCTTGTAGATGGACGTTTTCCGGACTACGACCGGGTGTTGCCAAAGGATAGCGACAAAACGCTGCGCGTAAACAGCGAGGCATTGCGCCAGGGATTGATCAGGACCGCAATTCTGTCGAGCGAAAAGTACCGTGGCGTGCGTCTTGCCCTCGATGGTCAGACCTTGAAAATTCAGGCGCACAATCCCGATCAGGAAGAAGCCGAGGAAGACCTGGAAGTGGAATACGACGGTGAACCGCTGGAAATCGGTTTCAACGTCAATTATCTGCTCGACGTATTGGGCGCCATCAATAGTGACGCCATCGAAATCAAGCTCAAAGACGCTAACAGCAGCGCCTTGTTGCGTGCCTCTGTT